A part of Aegilops tauschii subsp. strangulata cultivar AL8/78 chromosome 2, Aet v6.0, whole genome shotgun sequence genomic DNA contains:
- the LOC141041450 gene encoding uncharacterized protein, giving the protein MRSIHPLIVSCTRALFAAAAGCPAAAPAQSMRKRKAPTTRGINSFFTPVGSTSSSNTTGAENVIPSEEQPVADNQTNDIPVDMQTDEQHVVAPEEVAAGEVKGFNNWKKVNDGNECAFLTHMGKDSNSAHNFSQRCHDNLKNSLTHINKSMVKVCAKKVADARLRLKVTIDCIKWLTFQACAYRGHDKSPGSSNQGNFLHLVRFLASYSKEVNAVVLENAPRNAKYTSHTVQLEILTLLSSRVKEKIRDEIGTSKFCIMVDEARDESKKEQMALVLRFPSTEGFIQERFLDVIHVTDTTALTLKKAICKVLSDNNLNVQDIRGQGYDGAITVSACCRVKGANKAAGIAREIELGELDTGKGQNQIGTLQRPGDTRWSSHFKSIQSLQKMFDAPVEVLRSIANDRAASKYSRGDAVGALKIIMSFDFVFILHLMEKIMKITDVLCQTLQKKSLDILNALDLVSTTKVLLGKLREDGWDPLLQEVQSFCLKHEIDIPDLNSRYVDVTKSRNKHDNTTTLHHYKADVFNVAIDQQLVELNDRFGVQNTELLTLCASLDPRHDSFDVSNICTLVEKIYHADFSSQERAHLESQLPHFQLDVCNHPELKSSPSLADLTIGLFKTGKAATYSMVDRLLRLVITLPVSTATTERAFSAMKLVKTRLRNRMGDEFPRHYMVVYIGKEIAAKITSDEIINLFDTGGRRAEFKLIDM; this is encoded by the exons ATGCGATCAATCCATCCATTGATCGTGTCCTGCACTAGGGCATTGTTTGCCGCTGCCGCCGGCTGCCCGGCTGCCGCTCCCGCTCAG TCAATGAGGAAGCGAAAAGCACCAACAACTAGGGGGATAAATTCCTTTTTCACGCCAGTTGGGTCAACTTCAAGCTCCAACACTACTGGTGCCGAAAATGTGATTCCATCTGAGGAGCAACCTGTTGCAGATAACCAAACAAATGATATTCCTGTTGATATGCAAACTGATGAGCAACATGTTGTGGCACCGGAAGAAGTTGCAGCAGGAGAAG TCAAGGGATTTAATAATTGGAAGAAGGTGAATGATGGAAACGAATGTGCTTTCTTAACTCACATGGGCAAAGATTCCAACTCCGCTCATAACTTTTCTCAGCGGTGTCATGATAATCTAAAAAATAGTTTGACTCACATCAACAAGTCAATGGTGAAAGTGTGTGCAAAAAAGGTCGCAGATGCAAGGCTAAGGCTTAAAGTTACAATTGATTGCATCAA ATGGTTAACATTCCAAGCTTGTGCTTATAGAGGCCATGACAAATCTCCGGGATCAAGTAATCAGGGTAATTTTCTTCATCTGGTGAGGTTCTTGGCTTCTTATAGCAAAGAGGTGAATGCGGTTGTTTTGGAAAATGCTCCAAGGAATGCGAAGTACACCTCCCATACAGTGCAACTAGAAATCCTCACATTACTTTCTAGTAGAGTTAAGGAAAAAATTAGAGATGAAATTGGTACTAGCAAGTTCTGCATAATGGTAGACGAAGCACGAGATGAATCAAAGAAAGAGCAAATGGCATTGGTTCTTCGATTCCCGAGCACCGAGGGGTTCATACAGGAGCGTTTTCTTGATGTAATTCATGTCACTGACACTACTGCTTTGACTCTCAAGAAGGCAATTTGCAAAGTCCTTTCTGATAATAATTTGAATGTCCAAGACATTAGAGGACAAGGCTATGATGGGGCAA TTACAGTTAGCGCTTGTTGCCGCGTCAAGGGAG CAAATAAAGCTGCGGGGATTGCACGCGAAATTGAATTGGGAGAACTCGATACAGGAAAAGGGCAAAATCAGATAGGAACTTTACAAAGACCTGGTGACACTAGATGGAGTTCCCACTTCAAGTCAATTCAGAGTTTACAGAAGATGTTTGACGCTCCAGTTGAGGTCCTAAGGAGTATAGCAAATGACCGTGCAGCCTCGAAATATTCTAGAGGAGATGCCGTAGGAGCCCTAAAAATAATTATGTCATTTGATTTTGTGTTCATTTTACATCTAATGGAGAAAATCATGAAAATCACTGATGTTTTATGTCAAACACTCCAAAAGAAGTCACTAGATATTCTGAATGCATTAGATTTGGTCTCAACCACAAAGGTGCTACTTGGTAAGCTGAGAGAAGATGGTTGGGATCCCCTTCTTCAGGAGGTTCAATCTTTTTGTTTGAAGCATGAGATTGACATCCCTGATCTGAATAGCAG GTATGTAGATGTAACAAAGTCTCGCAACAAACATGATAACACTACTACATTACATCACTACAAAGCAGATGTGTTCAATGTTGCCATAGATCAGCAATTGGTTGAGCTAAATGATCGTTTCGGTGTTCAAAACACAGAGCTTTTGACACTTTGTGCATCTTTGGATCCACGGCATGACTCGTTTGATGTGTCTAATATATGCACACTAGTGGAAAAAATTTATCATGCTGACTTTTCTAGTCAAGAACGAGCTCATTTGGAGTCTCAACTTCCCCATTTCCAGCTTGATGTTTGCAACCATCCAGAGCTAAAGAGTTCGCCCTCACTTGCTGATTTGACTATTGGATTATTTAAAACAG GTAAAGCTGCTACGTACTCAATGGTTGATAGATTACTACGGTTGGTCATTACTCTTCCGGTGTCAACCGCGACAACCGAGCGAGCTTTTTCAGCTATGAAACTAGTCAAGACACGTCTTCGAAACAGAATGGGAGATGAATTTCCTCGGCATTACATGGTCGTCTATATTGGGAAGGAAATAGCTGCAAAGATCACATCTGATGAGATAATCAATTTGTTCGACACTGGTGGTCGTAGAGCTGAGTTTAAGCTAATAGATATGTAA